cccccccctccccccccccccccccccccccccccccccccctcccccccccccccccccccccccccccccccccccccccccccccccccccccctcccccccccccccccccccacccccgccccccccccccccacccccccccccctccccaccccccctcccccccccccccccccacccccccccccccccccaccccccccccccccccccccccccccccccccccccccccccccccccccccccccccccccccccccccccaccccccccccccccccacccccccccaccccccccccccccccccccccccccccccccccccccccccacccccccccccccccccccccccccccccccccccccccccccccccccccccccgcccccccccccccccccccccccccccccccccccccccccccccccccccccccacccccccccacccccccccccccccccccctccccccccccccccccaccccccccccccccccccccccccccccacccccccccccccccccccccccccccccccccccccccccccccccccaccccccccccccccccccccccccccccccccctcccccccccctccccccccccccccccccccacccccccccccccccccccccccccccccccccccccccccccccccccccccccccccccccccccccccccctccccccccccccccccccccccttcccccccccccccccccccccccccccaccctacccacccccccccccacccccccccccccccccccccccccccccccccctcccccccccccccccccccccccccccccccccccccccccccccccccccccccccccccccccccccccccctccccccccctcccccccccccccccccccccccccccccccccccccccccccccccccccccccccccccccccccccccccccccccccccacccccccccccccccccccccccccccccccccccccccccccccccccccccccccccccccccccccccccccccccccccccccccacccccccccccccccccccccccccccccccccccccacccccccccccccccccccccccccccccccccccccccccccaccccccccccccccccccccccccccccccccccccccccccccccccccccccccccccccccccccccccccccccccccccccccccccccccccccccccctccccccccccccccccccccccccccccccccccccccccccccccccccccccccccccccccccccccccccccccccccccccccccccccccccccctccccccccccccccccccccccccccccccccccccacccccccccccccccccccccccccccccccccccccccccccccccccccccccccccccccccccccccccccccccccccccccccccccccccccccccccccccccccccccccccacccccccccccccccccccccccccccccccccccccccccccccccccccccccccccctccccccccccccccccaccccccccccccccccccccccccccccccccccccccccccccccccccccccccccccccccccccccccccccccccccccccccccccccccccccccccccccccccccccccccccccccccccccccccccccccccccccccccccccccccccccccccccctccccccccccccccccccccccccccacccccccccccccccccccccccccccccccccccccccccccccccccccccccccccccccccccccccccccccccccccccccccccccccccccccccccccccccccctcccccccccccccccccccccccccgcccccccccccccccccccccctcccaccccccccccccccctcccccccccccccccccccccccccccccccccccccccccccccccccaccgccctccccccccccccccccccccccccccccccccccccccccccccccccctcccccccccccccaccccccccccccccccccccccccctcccccccccccccccccccccccccccccccccccccccccccccccccccccccccccccctcccccccccccccccccccccccccccccccccccccccccccccccccccccccccccccccccccccccccccccccccccccccccccccccccccccccccccccccccccccccccccccccccccccccccccctccccctccccccccccccccccctcctcctatcccctacccctccctccccctccctcccccacccattaccgccccccccgccttccctctcccctactcatgGAATCAATACCATTTTAATCGCCGAGTTGGTGAAATAGCGGGGCCATCACCAAGTTTTGATGAGGTTTCGTGAATGTGATGTTGAGGCATAATGAGTGtctgtgcctcttcctcttcctcttcctttttttctttttttcttcttcttttctcttcctttcttctctttttttcttctctcttttttcttccctcttccttatcttctcttttttttattttcttcctcttccttttcttcttcatttccttattttcttccttttccttttcttcttattattattattttcttcctcttccttttcttcttccttttcttatttacttcctcttccttttcttcttattttcctcttccttttcttcttccttttcttatttacttcctcttccttttcttcttattttcctcttccttttcctcttattattataattttcttcctcttccttttcttattcttataattattttcttcctcttccttttcttattattattattattttcgtccttgtccttttcttctttttcttcatatcttcctcttccttttcttcttcctattttattttttatttctgcattatttcctcttattcatatcttcctcctttttcttttctcactatttcacctttttcgtcttcttccttttcttccttttttctctccttcctcttcttcttaatttcttccatttcctttccttccctctcttcctcctcttccttttcatttctttcagtttgtttctcccttctcttccttttttcctctcctcttcctcattcttctttttattctcctattctccttctcatctccttttacttcctcttcttggcctccctattccccccccccccttacatacacaaaaaagagaacgagggatagatagacatagataaagagatagatgggtagatagagagacagactgatggatatatagaaagatagataaatatgtaagcaATATTTCTTATGTGTATTATCCTagatacattatgcatatatcatctcggtcatataaacacacacgcgtctTCACATATGTGTTCCATGATCTCTATGTAGATTGGTGGACAGAGATGAAacctcgcacaaacacacacaaatacacacgcacacacattatgatTATACACAGTGTGACCTGTATTtacaagacacaaacacagacgcgtATATGCTATCGTCCCATCAACACATAGACTACATTCGTACCAATAACCCTTtgatctctctcacacacacacacacacacacacagacacacacacacacacacacacacacacacacacacacacacacacacacacagacacacacacacacagacacatacagacacaaagacacagacacaca
This sequence is a window from Penaeus chinensis breed Huanghai No. 1 chromosome 10, ASM1920278v2, whole genome shotgun sequence. Protein-coding genes within it:
- the LOC125029863 gene encoding basic proline-rich protein-like yields the protein PPPPPPPPPPPPPPPPPPPPPPPPSPPPPPPPPPPPPPPPPPPPPPPPPPPPPPPPPPPPPPPPPPPLPPPPPPPPPTLPTPPPTPPPPPPPPPPPPPPPPPPPPPPPPPPPPPPPPPPPPPPPSPPPPPPPPPPPPPPPPPPPPPPPPPPPTPPPPPPPPPPPPPPPPPPPPPPPPPPPPPTPPPPPPPPPPPPPPPPPPPPPPPPPPHPPPPPPPPPPPPPPPPPPPPPPPPPPPPPPPPPPPPPPPPPPPPPPPPPPPPPPPPPPPPPPPPPPPPPPPPPPPPPPPPPTPPPPPPPPPPPPPPPPPPPPPPPPPPPPPPPPPPPPPPPPPPPPPPPPPPPPPPPPPPPPSPPPPPPPPPPPPPPPPPPPPPPPPPPPPPPPPPPPPPPPPPPPPPPPPPPPPPPPPPPPPPPSPPPPPPPPPPPPPPPPPPPPPPPPPPPPPPPPPPPPPPPPPPPPPPPPPPPPPPPPPPPPPPPPPPPPPPPPPPPPPPPPPPPPPPPTRICYRPINT